One Ignisphaera sp. DNA segment encodes these proteins:
- a CDS encoding transglutaminase-like domain-containing protein, translated as MDFSFVPSNYDVKAATGLAERLKDSDKYKALVNVMEWIDKNITYWYERAYLDSITRPFLMVGTSIVAIIIFLVLFVFLLAVFSALLNLPPILSFIGSLTINLILCFYFIFGMSPVKKFLLVILGSTVFYMFTMEMLKLQPLELLTGIRHLSFIYWVTAGGSLIVMLYLIAIYLPLTRHYESKLAAIIRLINLTFTAELSVEDMLKLRRGVCRDYARLIASVLVNLFPKKKTESTFSLYRDM; from the coding sequence ATGGACTTCTCATTCGTACCTAGTAACTATGATGTTAAAGCAGCAACGGGATTAGCTGAAAGGCTCAAAGATTCGGACAAATATAAGGCTCTCGTTAATGTAATGGAGTGGATAGACAAAAATATAACATACTGGTATGAAAGAGCATATCTTGACTCAATTACTAGACCGTTCCTAATGGTCGGCACATCTATCGTAGCAATCATAATTTTCTTAGTCTTATTTGTATTTCTTCTTGCAGTATTCTCTGCTCTATTAAATCTTCCTCCGATTCTCTCCTTTATCGGTTCACTGACAATAAATCTCATTCTATGCTTCTACTTCATATTTGGGATGTCTCCCGTTAAAAAGTTTCTACTCGTTATTTTAGGTTCAACTGTTTTTTACATGTTTACAATGGAGATGTTGAAGCTCCAGCCTTTAGAACTACTCACGGGCATACGGCACCTAAGTTTTATTTATTGGGTAACGGCGGGTGGTTCACTAATCGTCATGCTGTATCTCATAGCCATATATCTACCACTTACAAGACATTATGAGAGCAAGTTAGCTGCAATCATCCGGTTAATTAACTTAACATTTACTGCTGAGCTTTCAGTTGAGGACATGTTGAAACTTAGGAGAGGAGTCTGTAGAGATTATGCCAGGCTCATAGCGTCGGTATTAGTCAACTTGTTCCCAAAAAAAAAAACAGAATCTACTTTTTCATTATACCGGGACATGTAG
- a CDS encoding integrase — MESIDLETKRLVYFNRFYRYYLGLRGHQKPCEWIYMSRETAELLKAVAPRKISREAVTKYAKRRNLTLPKMFKKVSWRIMVQTMPREVARFIQSRFGELRISEARYEDLLTEADKHYPSYLFALRSHELIQ, encoded by the coding sequence ATAGAGTCTATAGACCTAGAGACAAAGAGGCTGGTCTACTTCAATAGATTCTATAGATACTACCTAGGGCTGAGGGGTCACCAGAAGCCCTGCGAATGGATATACATGTCCAGGGAAACAGCAGAGCTACTGAAAGCAGTAGCACCTAGAAAGATAAGTAGAGAAGCTGTTACTAAGTACGCTAAGAGACGCAATCTAACCCTACCGAAGATGTTTAAAAAAGTCTCATGGAGGATAATGGTTCAGACTATGCCTAGGGAGGTAGCAAGATTCATACAGTCAAGATTCGGAGAACTAAGGATAAGTGAGGCGAGGTACGAAGACCTACTAACAGAAGCAGATAAACACTACCCAAGTTACCTATTCGCATTGAGATCTCATGAGCTCATACAATAG
- a CDS encoding ferredoxin family protein — MTRNWYPVINYEKCSGCLTCYNFCPHGVYGLGADGKPVVVKPDNCVELCRGCQKICPSSAIKYYGDEQ, encoded by the coding sequence TTGACTAGGAACTGGTATCCAGTAATAAACTACGAGAAGTGCAGTGGGTGCCTAACATGCTATAACTTCTGCCCGCACGGGGTGTACGGCCTAGGCGCTGACGGGAAGCCGGTGGTGGTTAAACCGGATAACTGCGTTGAGCTGTGCAGGGGTTGCCAGAAAATCTGCCCCTCATCAGCGATCAAGTATTATGGAGATGAGCAGTAA
- a CDS encoding methyltransferase, whose amino-acid sequence MLVYVESHYYKERTRKGVYQLISDYVRGVSVELEVVPGLFSYKHIDEGTRLLIEYAEIPEKGVVLDLGCGYGVIGITLAKINPNLEIYMVDINKDAVEITKRNIIRNKLDLNRIKVLHGNLYEPVKHLKFNAIYTNPPFSAGMNVIDKIINESMNHLQERGTLQIVARKGAEKVYKLLIETFGTAEKLVSKKGYKVYLARKQN is encoded by the coding sequence ATGTTAGTATATGTAGAAAGCCATTACTATAAAGAACGGACAAGAAAAGGGGTATACCAACTTATATCCGATTATGTAAGAGGTGTTAGTGTAGAGCTAGAAGTTGTTCCAGGATTATTCTCATATAAACACATAGATGAAGGAACAAGATTACTAATAGAATATGCAGAAATACCTGAAAAAGGTGTTGTTTTAGATCTTGGATGTGGATATGGTGTTATAGGTATTACTCTAGCTAAAATAAATCCCAACCTAGAGATATATATGGTTGATATAAACAAGGATGCTGTAGAAATTACCAAGAGAAACATCATAAGAAACAAACTAGATTTAAACAGAATTAAGGTTTTACATGGAAACCTGTACGAACCTGTAAAACACCTAAAATTTAACGCTATATATACAAACCCTCCCTTTTCTGCAGGTATGAATGTCATCGATAAGATAATTAATGAGTCTATGAATCATCTTCAAGAAAGAGGAACACTACAAATAGTAGCAAGAAAGGGAGCAGAAAAAGTATATAAACTACTTATAGAAACATTCGGAACAGCAGAAAAGCTAGTCTCGAAAAAAGGATACAAAGTATATTTAGCTAGAAAGCAGAACTAA
- a CDS encoding tRNA pseudouridine synthase A: MREKGIEFIKLLDRAANIDHEYVVKYDEDTDEKHGSLPYARSIQDHIHSSLIVLDKPPGPTSHEVVAWIKKMFNLEKAGHGGTLELSP, from the coding sequence ATGAGGGAAAAAGGAATAGAATTTATTAAATTATTAGACAGAGCCGCAAATATTGACCACGAGTATGTAGTCAAATATGATGAAGATACTGATGAAAAACACGGCTCTCTACCATACGCAAGATCAATACAGGATCACATACATAGTAGCTTAATAGTTTTAGATAAACCTCCTGGACCAACAAGTCATGAGGTTGTGGCATGGATTAAGAAGATGTTTAATCTTGAAAAAGCTGGTCATGGGGGAACCCTAGAGCTCAGCCCATGA
- a CDS encoding 50S ribosomal protein L14e, whose product MPAIEIGRICVKIAGRESGRKCVIVEIIDENYVNITGPKTLTGVKRRRCNINHIEVLDKKIDIKKGASDEEIMKALEQMNLIDFMKERIRVKLTPILLRR is encoded by the coding sequence ATGCCTGCTATTGAGATTGGTAGAATATGTGTTAAAATAGCGGGTCGTGAGAGTGGCCGCAAATGCGTTATAGTTGAAATAATAGACGAAAACTACGTAAACATAACTGGACCCAAGACCTTAACTGGTGTTAAAAGAAGGAGATGTAATATCAACCATATAGAGGTGTTGGACAAGAAAATCGACATAAAGAAGGGTGCATCAGATGAAGAAATCATGAAAGCTCTTGAACAGATGAATCTAATAGATTTCATGAAGGAGCGTATAAGAGTCAAACTAACCCCGATACTCCTAAGAAGATAA